One genomic region from Vannielia litorea encodes:
- a CDS encoding OmpA family protein, protein MKKALTFGILSTAIAVAGCTPQADRAAGSDLDIGGFGNSTMNNHLVHTGQRNAAIELSRKFAAEAPTTINFAFNSAALDASARAALDQQASWIARYPTVRFRVYGHTDLVGSAGYNKALGLRRARAAVNYLVSRGISRSRLEAVASFGETQPLIHTQDRERRNRRTVTEVSGFMGKRPSFQDGKYALFSYTETITSATEPHELVIIDEQGSDEER, encoded by the coding sequence ATGAAAAAGGCACTCACCTTCGGCATCCTCTCCACCGCGATCGCGGTGGCCGGGTGCACGCCCCAGGCCGACAGGGCAGCGGGCAGCGACCTCGACATCGGTGGTTTCGGCAACTCGACCATGAACAACCACCTTGTTCATACCGGCCAGCGCAACGCGGCCATCGAGCTCAGCCGCAAGTTCGCCGCCGAGGCGCCGACCACGATCAACTTCGCCTTCAACTCCGCCGCGCTCGACGCCTCGGCCCGTGCCGCGCTGGACCAACAGGCAAGCTGGATCGCCCGCTACCCCACCGTGCGCTTCCGCGTCTATGGCCACACCGACCTCGTCGGCTCGGCGGGCTACAACAAGGCCCTCGGCCTGCGCCGGGCGCGCGCTGCGGTCAACTACCTCGTGTCCCGCGGGATCTCCCGCTCCCGGCTCGAGGCGGTCGCCTCCTTCGGCGAGACCCAGCCGCTGATCCACACCCAGGACCGCGAGCGCCGCAACCGCCGCACCGTGACCGAGGTGTCGGGCTTCATGGGCAAGCGCCCGTCGTTCCAGGACGGCAAATACGCGCTGTTCTCCTACACCGAGACGATCACCTCGGCGACCGAGCCGCACGAGCTGGTCATCATCGACGAACAGGGCAGCGACGAAGAACGCTGA